In a genomic window of Nitrospirota bacterium:
- a CDS encoding methyltransferase — translation MSRRIATFNDLRDAITAYRLPRVLIAALELNLFTAIDAGTWTVPDLARKVKASERGLAILCRNLAMAGLLKKNGETYRNSRLSATALNGQHPAYRGDYLQLIVSHWADWGRLLESVKSGLPLDHDQPDEPDYRRRFTWAMHHRTLETAPKVAAQIDLHGARTLLDLGGGPGTYAMAFLAKNPTLRATVCDRPAALDVAKEIAATHKAAARLSYVPLDIMMEDIPGTYDVIWYSNVLHIYGPKDNEALFRRVLTALNPGGRLLIQDAFLHDRNGLFPEEASLFAVSMLLFTENGNTYSAAATKAWLTDAGFERVKVLRMKKGTEDWEDGILEARCPGTNGKMRSRRAGSGKSSQPR, via the coding sequence ATGAGCCGACGGATCGCCACGTTCAATGACTTGCGTGATGCGATTACGGCATACCGGTTGCCGAGGGTGCTCATTGCCGCTCTTGAATTGAATCTCTTCACGGCCATCGATGCGGGCACATGGACGGTTCCTGATCTGGCTCGCAAGGTAAAAGCCAGTGAGCGGGGTCTGGCCATCCTCTGCCGGAATCTCGCCATGGCCGGCCTGCTGAAGAAAAACGGCGAGACCTATAGAAACAGCCGGTTGAGCGCCACCGCGTTGAACGGGCAGCATCCCGCCTATCGAGGAGACTATCTCCAGCTGATCGTGAGCCATTGGGCTGACTGGGGGCGGTTGCTCGAATCGGTGAAGAGCGGTTTGCCGCTCGATCACGATCAACCGGACGAGCCGGACTATCGTCGCCGGTTCACGTGGGCCATGCATCACCGGACCCTGGAAACGGCTCCGAAGGTTGCAGCCCAGATCGACCTGCATGGCGCACGAACCCTCCTCGACCTTGGCGGCGGCCCCGGTACCTATGCCATGGCCTTCCTGGCCAAGAATCCCACGCTTCGGGCCACGGTCTGCGACCGTCCCGCAGCCCTCGACGTGGCGAAGGAGATTGCCGCGACGCACAAGGCTGCTGCGCGACTCTCCTACGTGCCGCTGGATATAATGATGGAAGACATTCCCGGCACCTACGATGTCATCTGGTATTCAAACGTCCTGCACATCTATGGACCGAAAGACAACGAGGCGCTGTTTCGTCGTGTCTTGACGGCACTGAATCCCGGAGGCAGGCTGCTGATTCAAGATGCTTTCCTCCATGACCGGAACGGGCTGTTTCCCGAAGAAGCCAGCCTCTTCGCGGTCTCGATGTTGCTGTTTACCGAGAATGGGAATACCTATTCTGCTGCGGCGACGAAGGCCTGGCTGACTGATGCCGGATTTGAACGGGTCAAGGTCTTGCGGATGAAGAAGGGGACGGAGGATTGGGAGGACGGGATACTGGAAGCGCGTTGCCCAGGGACGAACGGAAAAATGCGCTCCCGCCGAGCAGGATCAGGAAAAAGTTCACAACCCCGCTGA
- a CDS encoding tetratricopeptide repeat protein: MTLRNGLSEELNRQGNEHFARGLYTDAYTCYAKALECDRLTGDQRALAATLGNLGNICAVSGRREAAQTHYQEVLELQKILGDEKGIGTTLGNLGNLRADAGEWDRAKAYYLEALDLMSKTHDEAGKAVLFSDLGLVAREAKEYEQAIGYYEQSLVLMRRLGNEGGVADAWRMIGRTFLLQRRYDDAIACCQTSQSIAERSHDELRTGGARYVLVQCYEELGKLREAADLLELVVQMDRKYQLPKLEENTKRLAALRAGLLGQGGAPPHRKAPR; encoded by the coding sequence ATGACGCTACGCAACGGCCTTTCAGAGGAGCTTAATCGCCAGGGAAACGAACATTTCGCCCGCGGGCTCTATACCGACGCCTATACCTGCTATGCGAAAGCGTTGGAATGCGATCGGCTGACCGGGGACCAACGGGCCTTGGCTGCCACCCTGGGAAATCTCGGAAATATTTGCGCGGTCAGTGGGCGTCGGGAAGCGGCCCAGACTCACTACCAAGAAGTGTTGGAACTTCAAAAGATTCTTGGTGACGAGAAGGGAATTGGGACGACCTTGGGAAATTTGGGAAATCTGAGGGCTGATGCGGGTGAATGGGACCGCGCCAAAGCCTACTATCTCGAAGCATTGGACCTCATGTCTAAGACTCACGACGAGGCGGGCAAGGCCGTGCTGTTTTCGGATCTTGGCCTGGTCGCGCGCGAGGCGAAAGAGTATGAGCAGGCGATCGGATACTATGAACAATCGCTGGTCCTCATGCGGCGGTTGGGGAATGAGGGCGGGGTGGCCGATGCCTGGCGTATGATCGGCCGTACGTTTTTGCTCCAGCGGCGCTATGACGATGCTATTGCCTGTTGCCAAACCAGCCAGTCCATTGCCGAGCGGTCGCATGATGAGCTGAGAACAGGCGGCGCTCGTTATGTGCTGGTTCAATGTTACGAAGAGCTCGGCAAGTTGCGTGAGGCAGCGGATCTTCTCGAACTGGTGGTGCAGATGGATCGCAAGTATCAGTTGCCGAAACTTGAAGAGAATACGAAACGTCTGGCGGCGCTGCGTGCCGGCCTCCTGGGGCAGGGCGGGGCGCCGCCTCATCGAAAGGCACCGAGATGA
- a CDS encoding TlpA family protein disulfide reductase: MKRWVLILGTLLVPVLATQLVLAAGLFKVGEKAPSFALTAITGETVGLDSYKGKVVVLGLFHICEPCMIQGSTLQKVFEMMKGKNVAVLGVNSSGDSKKSVGEFLSAFPVRVTYPYLLDPTKLTDKLYGGGKFIPNVYVIDQQGVIRWQRVGNMDLAGEEVIVAEVEKLLAGGNKM, encoded by the coding sequence ATGAAACGTTGGGTCCTCATCCTTGGGACGCTGCTGGTTCCTGTTCTTGCTACCCAACTGGTTCTTGCCGCAGGACTGTTTAAGGTCGGCGAGAAGGCGCCCTCGTTTGCCTTGACGGCCATCACCGGTGAAACTGTCGGTCTGGATAGCTACAAGGGGAAAGTCGTGGTGCTCGGACTCTTTCATATTTGCGAACCCTGTATGATCCAGGGATCCACGCTCCAAAAAGTTTTCGAGATGATGAAGGGAAAAAACGTGGCAGTGCTCGGCGTGAATTCTTCAGGCGACTCCAAGAAAAGCGTCGGTGAGTTTTTGTCCGCCTTTCCTGTGAGGGTGACCTATCCCTATCTGCTTGATCCGACCAAGTTGACGGACAAATTATATGGCGGAGGCAAGTTTATCCCCAACGTGTATGTAATCGATCAACAGGGTGTGATCCGGTGGCAGCGTGTCGGCAACATGGATTTGGCCGGCGAAGAGGTGATTGTGGCGGAAGTTGAAAAGTTGTTGGCTGGCGGAAATAAAATGTAA
- a CDS encoding PilZ domain-containing protein, which yields MQPRARPRIEVDYPATFTTDQLSGSVTLKNLTIAGAEIQSQADLAIGSRLSLSIHASGARPPIVVTVAVVRWKHGDRFGLEFVGFDGRSKQQLEDMLNPHDSSSP from the coding sequence ATGCAGCCGAGGGCCAGACCGAGAATCGAGGTGGATTACCCTGCTACGTTCACGACCGATCAGCTGTCCGGAAGCGTGACGCTGAAGAATTTGACAATTGCCGGGGCAGAAATACAAAGTCAGGCTGACCTTGCTATCGGCAGCCGTCTTTCACTGAGTATCCATGCCTCAGGCGCCCGGCCTCCTATTGTGGTCACTGTCGCGGTGGTTCGCTGGAAACACGGCGACAGATTCGGCTTGGAGTTTGTCGGTTTCGACGGCCGGTCTAAGCAGCAACTTGAAGATATGCTCAACCCGCACGATTCATCCTCTCCCTAG
- a CDS encoding amidophosphoribosyltransferase: MSQDRLVLPVASPLTPHPLPLITPDKFHDECAVFGIYGHKEAANLTYLGLYALQHRGQEASGIVSGDGEQFYVHKGKGLVADIYNTQVLEQLTGSMAIGHNRYSTAGGSDLKNIQPFSVNFAFGNLALAHNGNLINAQVLRHELEAYGAIFQSTSDSEVVIHLIAHSRANTLLARIIDALSQVRGAFSIVLQTDDGIIAARDPHGFRPLCLGRLGDTYLVASETCAFDLLGAEIVREVEPGELVVLNDKGVTSHKPFTPVSPALCVFEYVYFARPDSKIFGANTVYATRKSLGRQLAKESPVPADIVIPVPDSGVPASLGYAEGAGIPFELGLIRNHYVGRTFIEPEQSIRHFGVKVKLNAVPEVLEGKRVVVVDDSLVRGTTSRKIVKMLRNAGAKEVHMRISSPPITSPCFYGIDTPTRRELIASSHTTEEIRKYITADSLAYLSLDGMLGASPGAPGQYCNACFTERYPIPLTRAEEMQLGLFEPAR; this comes from the coding sequence ATGAGTCAGGATCGACTAGTTCTTCCGGTCGCCTCACCCCTTACCCCTCACCCCTTACCACTGATTACTCCCGACAAGTTTCACGACGAATGTGCGGTCTTCGGCATCTATGGCCACAAGGAAGCGGCAAATCTTACCTATCTCGGGCTCTATGCCTTGCAGCATCGAGGACAGGAAGCGTCCGGTATCGTCTCAGGCGATGGCGAGCAGTTTTACGTTCATAAGGGGAAGGGGCTCGTTGCGGATATCTATAATACCCAGGTGCTCGAGCAATTGACCGGTTCAATGGCGATCGGTCACAATCGCTACTCCACGGCGGGCGGGAGCGACCTCAAGAACATCCAGCCGTTCTCGGTCAATTTCGCATTCGGAAATCTCGCGCTCGCGCATAACGGCAACCTCATCAACGCGCAAGTGCTGCGCCACGAGCTCGAAGCGTACGGCGCCATCTTCCAATCCACCTCGGACAGCGAAGTCGTCATCCATCTGATCGCGCATTCCAGGGCCAATACGTTGCTGGCTCGGATCATCGATGCGTTGAGCCAGGTCCGCGGGGCATTTTCTATCGTCCTGCAGACAGACGACGGGATCATTGCAGCGCGCGACCCCCATGGGTTCCGGCCGCTCTGTCTCGGTCGCCTAGGCGATACCTATCTCGTGGCCTCAGAAACCTGCGCATTCGACCTGCTCGGAGCTGAAATTGTTCGCGAGGTCGAGCCAGGCGAATTGGTTGTGCTGAACGACAAGGGTGTGACGAGTCACAAACCCTTTACGCCGGTGAGTCCGGCCCTATGCGTCTTTGAGTATGTATACTTTGCTCGCCCGGACAGTAAAATTTTCGGCGCAAATACGGTCTATGCTACGCGCAAATCGTTGGGCAGACAGTTGGCGAAGGAATCGCCTGTGCCGGCTGACATCGTTATTCCGGTGCCGGACTCCGGGGTGCCTGCCTCGCTCGGCTATGCGGAAGGGGCGGGGATTCCGTTCGAACTCGGGCTGATCAGGAACCACTATGTCGGTCGTACCTTCATTGAACCAGAGCAATCAATTCGCCACTTCGGTGTCAAGGTCAAGCTCAATGCTGTGCCGGAAGTTCTGGAGGGGAAACGGGTTGTCGTGGTCGATGACTCACTGGTTCGGGGTACGACGAGCCGAAAGATCGTCAAGATGCTTCGGAATGCCGGGGCTAAAGAAGTGCATATGCGCATCAGTTCTCCACCGATCACCTCCCCCTGCTTCTACGGAATCGATACGCCTACCAGGAGGGAATTGATTGCCTCCAGCCACACGACCGAAGAGATTCGAAAGTACATTACGGCCGATAGCCTGGCCTATTTAAGCCTCGATGGCATGCTGGGCGCCTCTCCAGGTGCGCCAGGCCAATATTGCAATGCCTGCTTTACGGAACGCTACCCGATTCCCTTGACCCGCGCAGAAGAAATGCAGTTGGGTCTATTTGAACCAGCGCGGTGA